One genomic segment of Impatiens glandulifera chromosome 6, dImpGla2.1, whole genome shotgun sequence includes these proteins:
- the LOC124942536 gene encoding aspartyl protease family protein At5g10770-like: protein MSSLSLIVFLFSSLSFIFFCFLDNGFAGADEIAGGRHLISVASLIPATTCSSSMPKVADDRKSSSAKVVHRNGPCSKLTNNNKATLNEFLIQDESRVKSIHSRAKINSASKTNTPLQDTDSISIPAKSGFSLGTRNFIVTVGLGTPKRDLSLIFDTGSDLTWTQCQPCAGSCYSQQEPIFDPSLSKSYKNVSCSSPQCSALISATGKQPRCLSSTNTCTYGIQYGDRSLSVGYLATETLTLSPTDIFPNLYFGCGENNRGLFNGAAGLIGLGRDPLSLVSQTAGKYGKYFSYCLPSSSSTGHLTFGKGKSNFANAKFTSLSSNSQLPSFYFIDIIGIKVGLKILPISRSVFTNSGGTIIDSGTVITRLPPTAYTALKTEFRKQMSDYNLTNPRTLLDTCYDFSSYKSILVPKISFFFAGNVELSVPPNGIFFPASTAQMCLGFAGNTDDTSLGVFGNVQQQTLEVIYDVAGGKLGFAAGGCS from the exons ATGTCTTCTCTCtctttaattgtgtttttattttcttctctttccttTATCTTCTTCTGCTTTCTCGACAATGGTTTCGCCGGCGCCGACGAGATTGCCGGCGGTCGGCACCTTATCAGTGTCGCCTCTCTTATTCCGGCGACCACTTGCTCTTCTTCTATGCCCAAAG TTGCCGACGACCGGAAGTCATCGTCGGCAAAGGTAGTTCACCGGAACGGTCCATGTTCAAAGTTAACAAACAATAACAAAGCAACCTTGAATGAGTTCTTGATTCAAGACGAATCACGAGTCAAATCAATCCATTCTCGAGCCAAAATCAACTCGGCAAGCAAAACCAATACTCCTCTTCAAGACACcgattcaatttcaattccagcAAAATCCGGTTTCAGTCTCGGCACCAGAAACTTCATAGTAACCGTCGGTCTCGGCACTCCAAAACGCGATCTCTCCTTAATCTTCGACACCGGCAGCGATCTAACCTGGACTCAATGTCAACCATGTGCAGGTAGTTGTTACTCACAACAAGAACCAATATTCGATCCATCTCTTTCAAAATCATACAAAAACGTCTCATGTTCATCACCTCAATGCTCCGCTTTAATCTCAGCCACCGGGAAACAACCTCGCTGTTTATCCTCAACCAATACCTGTACCTACGGTATTCAATACGGCGATCGATCGTTATCTGTTGGTTATTTGGCTACCGAAACCCTAACCCTATCTCCAACTGACATTTTCCCCAATTTATACTTCGGATGTGGAGAAAACAATCGAGGCCTCTTCAACGGCGCCGCCGGACTAATCGGACTCGGCCGGGATCCTCTCTCACTCGTATCACAAACCGCCGGAAAATACGGTAAATACTTCTCATACTGCTTACCTTCTTCAAGCTCAACCGGTCATCTAACATTCGGAAAAGGGAAATCGAATTTCGCGAATGCGAAATTCACATCGTTAAGTTCAAATTCACAGTTACCATCATTCTACTTCATCGATATAATCGGGATTAAAGTTGGATTGAAGATCTTACCGATATCCAGATCCGTATTCACTAACTCCGGCGGGACTATCATAGATTCCGGCACTGTGATAACTAGGTTACCGCCTACAGCTTATACAGCATTGAAAACGGAATTCAGGAAGCAAATGTCGGATTATAATTTGACGAATCCGCGTACTTTACTTGATACATGTTACGATTTCAGTTCTTATAAATCGATTCTTGTTCCGAAAATTAGTTTCTTCTTCGCCGGAAACGTTGAGTTATCGGTGCCGCCGAACGGAATATTTTTTCCGGCGAGTACGGCTCAGATGTGTTTGGGTTTCGCCGGAAATACGGATGATACGAGTTTGGGTGTTTTTGGTAATGTTCAGCAACAGACTTTGGAAGTGATTTATGATGTCGCCGGAGGGAAACTCGGATTTGCTGCCGGCGGTTGTTCTTAG